The following coding sequences are from one Musa acuminata AAA Group cultivar baxijiao chromosome BXJ2-4, Cavendish_Baxijiao_AAA, whole genome shotgun sequence window:
- the LOC135609957 gene encoding uncharacterized protein LOC135609957, whose protein sequence is MGDHFVLLVDRLLTESTLEAAIGRINQGSNTPIASLSTVEKETDLSPKKKHVGDGVFTGKLVECRICQDEDEDANMEIPCSCCGSLKYAHRKCVQKWCNEKGDTTCEICLQQFQPGYTAPPKLFLYGTTPMNFRGNWEISRRDIHNHQYITMTQTDRAFLASSYYDHAASNTRSIMYCRTVAATFMVILVLHHSLPFIPGGAEQYSIPLFTLLLLRIAGIILPLYIMLRALTTFYQRQQLQEMQESSISASEREDEHLHPSSQSTQPPSHLIHIH, encoded by the exons ATGGGGGACCATTTTGTGTTGTTGGTGGACCGCTTGCTCACGGAGTCGACCCTTGAAGCTGCCATAGGAAGGATAAATCAGGGGTCAAACACACCAATTGCTTCATTGTCAACAGTGGAGAAGGAAACTGATCTTTCTCCTAAGAAGAAACATGTTGGGGATGGGGTGTTCACTGGTAAATTGGTCGAGTGCCGAATCTGCcaggatgaggatgaggatgcTAACATGGAGATTCCCTGTTCCTGCTGTGGAAGCTTAAAG TATGCTCACCGCAAGTGTGTGCAGAAGTGGTGTAACGAAAAAGGTGACACCACATGCGAGATATGCCTTCAG CAATTTCAGCCAGGTTATACGGCCCCTCCTAAGTTGTTTCTTTATGGGACTACTCCTATGAATTTCAG GGGAAACTGGGAGATTTCAAGGCGGGATATCCACAATCATCAATATATAACAATGACCCAAACTGACCGTGCTTTTCTGGCATCCAGCTACTATGACCATGCAGCTTCAAACACTAGAAGCATAATGTATTGCCGCACAGTGGCTGCCACA TTCATGGTTATTTTGGTTCTTCACCATTCTCTCCCATTTATCCCGGGTGGAGCTGAGCAGTATTCGATCCCGCTTTTCACA CTGTTGCTCTTGAGGATTGCTGGCATCATCCTACCTCTCTACATTATGTTGAGAGCACTTACCACATTTTACCAACGGCAACAACTGcag GAAATGCAAGAATCTTCTATTTCAGCATCGGAAAGAGAGGATGAGCATCTGCACCCTTCTTCACAATCGACTCAACCTCCATCGCATCTTATCCACATTCATTAA